From the Ascochyta rabiei chromosome 14, complete sequence genome, one window contains:
- a CDS encoding Non-specific serine/threonine protein kinase: protein MAAPASNAYAPRRSAASPASSASTEQVIGKFKRLEHIGKGSFAEVYRGIHIEKKASVAIKSVNMNKLNKKLKDNLVSEISILRSLHHPHIVSLIDCQETPSRMHIIMEFCELGDLSAFIKKRADLTNHPQTQRMIEKYPNPPVGGLNEVVVRHFAKQMASALEFLRSKNYIHRDLKPQNLLLNPSSLYYSQSGTLERMPLAADANSLIPALGIETLPMLKIADFGFARILPTTSLAETLCGSPLYMAPEILRYEKYDAKADLWSVGTVLFEMMSARPPFRANNHVELLRKIEERKDQIRFPEGLVSTRAMKTLIRALLKRKPTERMSYESFFSDPVIRDEIPGLVDEDVPLNMQASEPEPPVEQPKRVQKMSVEMERRASESPYSRSPRDRTSLGGTPPIRPASRASPSNLAGTPPRAPTTRRASNIPIAPIEEHVPAPVGEQRRPNLPNAMTAPARPPMVQDPSMAIGLRRRFSRDEPPPVSSGLKQHLERERLPQKTEAGAMKDAAERAAQDTALDEGFVFVEKRRVEIDALADEIAASPQTPRDRLVNRDGALRRRATTQGSPTSTTGATVPSRAISIQQKTPAVIQRPGSYERRRQYRPSFESATSALSKAMNMVNIRGLGLSPPMMKGVSPPQGYAAFPVYPTAQSSLLLVGDSGKISARDEDANSVKKIEELAQLSHVIYGFAEVKYKQLVPVAPSDQGLGVGPTGVARKPSSDVIEDDDEDEDLTPETILIISEEALVLYVKSLAMLNKAMDVAGSYWNRQRRGGTSPEAMSRAAANSDRLNRVVSWTRDRFNECCIKSEIVARKLKQAQQQLPDDHPSHPQNLSAASGSATTVGSAENILLTTGVTAEKLMYDRALEMSRTAAVNELVSTDLPGCDLNYWTAILMLEAILEEEDESSSRKLDGEEINGLESEDRQSIQKLLDQMRGRHRALKKKLEIQKAQKRTSVTSAPSPYPTSRSSPSSQGTAR from the exons ATGGCAGCACCAGCATCGAATGCCTACGCCCCGCGCAGGTCGGCCGCGTCGCCGGCCTCTTCAGCCTCCACCGAACAGGTCATCGGCAAGTTCAAGCGTCTGGAACACATCGGCAAGGGAAGCTTCGCTGAAGTCTATCGAGGAATACACATC GAGAAGAAAGCGTCCGTAGCTATCAAGTCTGTCAATATGAACAAGCTCAACAAGAAGCTCAAAGACAACCTCGTGTCCGAGATCTCGATCCTTCGAAGCCTCCACCATCCACACATCGTTTCTCTCATCGACTGCCAGGAAACACCGTCTCGCATGCACATCATCATGGAGTTCTGTGAGCTAGGTGATCTATCAGCATTTATCAAGAAACGAGCAGACCTGACCAACCACCCGCAAACCCAGCGCATGATCGAAAAGTACCCGAACCCACCGGTGGGAGGACTGAACGAAGTCGTAGTGAGGCATTTCGCAAAACAGATGGCCAGCGCCCTGGAATTCCTGAGATCCAAGAACTACATCCATCGTGATCTGAAACCGCAAAACCTGCTGCTGAACCCATCATCTTTGTACTATTCCCAAAGTGGTACTCTCGAACGTATGCCACTGGCTGCTGATGCGAACTCGCTGATACCTGCGCTTGGAATCGAGACGCTACCCATGCTCAAGATTGCTGATTTCGGCTTCGCCAGGATTCTCCCAACAACTTCGCTGGCGGAAACACTCTGCGGCTCTCCTCTCTACATGGCTCCTGAGATTCTGCGCTACGAGAAATACGATGCGAAGGCCGATCTATGGTCTGTAGGCACTGTGCTGTTTGAAATGATGTCTGCACGCCCACCTTTCCGAGCAAACAACCACGTCGAGCTTCTGCGCAAGATCGAGGAACGAAAAGACCAGATCAGGTTTCCAGAAGGCCTAGTTTCGACCAGAGCAATGAAGACGCTCATCCGCGCGTTGTTGAAGCGCAAGCCTACTGAGCGCATGTCGTATGAGAGCTTCTTTTCGGATCCTGTGATTCGTGACGAAATTCCTGGCCTTGTCGACGAGGACGTTCCGTTGAACATGCAAGCttcagaaccagaaccaccGGTTGAGCAACCCAAGCGAGTCCAGAAGATGTCTGTCGAGATGGAACGACGAGCTTCGGAGAGCCCGTACTCGCGGTCGCCCAGAGACCGAACTAGTCTTGGAGGTACGCCGCCAATCCGTCCAGCGTCGCGAGCCAGTCCCAGCAACCTTGCCGGTACTCCTCCTCGTGCCCCGACAACCCGACGAGCGAGCAATATCCCCATAGCACCTATCGAGGAGCACGTACCCGCGCCTGTGGGTGAACAGCGGCGTCCAAACCTTCCAAATGCAATGACGGCACCTGCACGCCCTCCCATGGTACAGGACCCATCGATGGCAATTGGCCTCCGCCGCCGCTTCTCACGAGATGAGCCTCCCCCTGTGTCGTCGGGGTTGAAGCAGCACCTTGAGCGTGAGCGCTTACCGCAAAAGACAGAGGCTGGCGCTATGAAGGATGCAGCAGAGCGAGCTGCACAAGATACAGCCCTAGACGAAGGGTTTGTGTTTGTGGAGAAGCGCCGTGTGGAGATCGATGCTCTTGCCGACGAGATTGCTGCAAGTCCGCAGACACCAAGGGACCGCCTGGTTAATCGAGATGGTGCGTTGCGGCGAAGGGCCACAACCCAAGGGTCACCAACTTCCACGACAGGCGCGACTGTTCCCTCAAGAGCAATCTCCATCCAACAGAAGACACCGGCTGTCATCCAGAGACCAGGCTCTTACGAGCGACGCCGACAGTATCGTCCCAGCTTTGAAAGCGCCACCTCTGCACTCTCCAAGGCCATGAACATGGTAAACATTCGAGGTCTCGGCCTCTCGCCACCCATGATGAAGGGTGTTTCGCCGCCGCAAGGTTATGCTGCTTTTCCTGTATACCCTACCGCCCAAAGCAGTCTCCTACTCGTTGGCGACAGTGGCAAGATATCAGCCAGAGATGAAGATGCAAACTCCGTGAAGAAGATCGAAGAGCTAGCTCAACTGAGCCATGTCATCTACGGCTTTGCTGAAGTCAAGTACAAGCAGCTAGTACCTGTCGCGCCAAGTGATCAGGGACTAGGAGTCGGCCCCACTGGAGTTGCAAGGAAGCCTAGTAGCGACGTGATCGAGgatgacgacgaggacgaagaCCTCACCCCCGAGACGATACTGATCATCTCCGAAGAAGCCTTGGTCCTCTACGTCAAGTCACTCGCCATGCTCAATAAGGCTATGGACGTGGCTGGCAGTTACTGGAACCGACAACGTCGTGGAGGTACCTCTCCTGAAGCAATGAGCCGCGCGGCCGCAAACTCCGACCGCTTAAATCGAGTTGTGTCATGGACTCGAGACAGATTCAACGAATGCTGCATCAAGTCTGAGATTGTGGCTCGCAAGCTCAAGCAAGCCCAACAGCAGCTGCCAGACGATCATCCTAGCCATCCGCAGAACCTCTCGGCCGCCTCAGGCTCTGCAACCACTGTTGGATCTGCCGAGAACATACTTCTCACCACCGGCGTTACAGCTGAGAAGTTGATGTATGATCGAGCACTCGAAATGAGCAGGACGGCTGCCGTGAACGAACTTGTCAGCACAGATTTGCCAGGCTGCGATCTCAACTACTGGACTGCCATTCTCATGCTCGAAGCAATACTCGAGGAGGAAGATGAATCGTCCAGCCGCAAGCTTGATGGTGAAGAGATCAATGGACTGGAGTCAGAGGACCGTCAATCGATTCAGAAGC TCCTTGATCAAATGAGGGGTCGACACCGAGCATTGAAGAAGAAGCTCGAAATCCAGAAGGCACAGAAGCGCACATCGGTTACTAGTGCGCCTTCGCCATATCCTACCAGCCGCAGTTCACCCTCGTCTCAGGGAACTGCCCGATGA
- a CDS encoding cytochrome c1, producing the protein MLARSALRTARTAGAAARNAASKTASRSASTSAEGAASSWKNNALPAGATIFSIGSVAWYLHLYGGNADAMTPAEEGLHPTQYPWEHTKWNKTFDHQALRRGFQVYREVCASCHSISRVPYRSLVGTMMTVDEAKALAEENEYDTEPNDQGEIEKRPGKLSDYMPAPYKNDEAARAANNGALPPDLSLIVKARHGGCNYIFSLLTGYPEEPPAGAVVQEGLNFNPYFPGTGIAMARVLYDDLVEYEDGTQASTSQMAKDVVEFLNWAAEPEMDDRKKMGWKVLAVTSVLFTLSVWVKRYKWAPLKTRKILYSPPAQKKSILDQVPKPNNQGKTNQ; encoded by the exons ATGTTGGCTCGATCAGCACTGCGTACGGCGCGCACAGCCGGCGCCGCAGCCCGCAATGCTGCCAGCAAAACCGCTTCG CGCTCCGCCTCCACCTCCGCCGAGGGAGCTGCTTCTTCCTGGAAGAACAACGCTCTCCCCGCTGGCGCCACCATCTTCTCGATTGGCTCCGTGGCATGGTACCTCCACCTCTACGGAGGCAATGCTGATGCCATGACACCTGCTGAGGAAGG TCTTCACCCCACTCAGTACCCATGGGAGCACACCAAGTGGAACAAGACCTTTGACCACCAGGC TCTCCGCCGTGGTTTCCAGGTTTACCGCGAGGTCTGCGCATCCTGCCACTCCATCTCCCGTGTCCCCTACCGATCGCTCGTCGGTACCATGATGACCGTCGATGAGGCCAAGGCTCTCGCCGAGGAGAACGAGTACGACACCGAGCCTAACGACCAGGGCGAGATTGAGAAGCGCCCCGGAAAGCTCTCCGACTACATGCCCGCCCCCTACAAGAACGACGAGGCTGCCCGCGCTGCCAACAACGGTGCTCTGCCCCCGGATCTATCGCTCATCGTCAAGGCCCGCCACGGCGGCTGCAACTACATCTTCAGCTTGCTCACCGGTTACCCCGAGGAGCCCCCTGCCGGAGCTGTTGTCCAAGAGGGTCTCAACTTCAATCCCTACTTCCCTGGAACCGGTATTGCTATGGCCCGTGTGCTCTACGACGACTTGGTCGAGTACGAGGACGGAACACAGGCGTCGACCTCGCAGATGGCCAAGGATGTCGTTGAATTCCTCAACTGGGCTGCTGAGCCGGAGATGGACGACCGCAAGAAGATGGGCTGGAAGGTTCTGGCCGTCACAAGTGTGCTGTTCACCCTCAGCGTCTGGGTGAAGAG GTACAAGTGGGCACCGCTCAAGACTCGTAAGATCCTCTACAGCCCGCCCGCTCAGAAGAAGAGCATCCTCGACCAGGTTCCCAAGCCCAACAACCAGGGCAAGACAAACCAATAG
- a CDS encoding Aminopeptidase 2 mitochondrial produces the protein MGGRLPRRAVTASLPLSVPLLSPRRSLLHTNSPTKAVCYPTNTSRITNTTPRRTPQPSRHTPYIPVRHCSHRRNMCRHSGADVHSHVDVTKSREVLPTNVKPIHYDLTLEPDFEKFTYEGSVIIDLDVVEDSTSISLNTNELKIHSTKITAGDELISSNPKLFHDGDKQTTKVDFDHTLPGGSKAKLTMTFTGTLNDDMAGFYRSSSKAADGSDTWLATSQMEPTDARRAFPCFDEPALKSKFTVTLVADDKMTCLSNMDVASEKQVDSKVISGKRKAVTFNPTPLMSTYLLAFIVGELNYIETRDFRVPVRVYAPKGSDIEHGRFSLDLAAKTLKFYEETFDSSFPLPKMDMVAIPDFSAGAMENWGLITYRVVDVLIDEKNAGASTKQRVAETVQHELAHQWFGNLVTMDFWEGLWLNEGFATWMSWYSCNVFYPDWKVWEGYVTDTLASALSLDALRSSHPIEVPIKRADEINQIFDAISYSKGSSVIRMISKYLGEDIFMEGIRRYLKKHAYGNTQTGDLWAALSDASGKDVEKVMDIWTKKVGFPVVSVTENADSIHLKQNRYLRTGDVKPEEDETLYPIFLALRTKEGVNEEVTLFDRETNLKLKDTDFFKLNADHSGFYRTSYTPERLEKLGVAAKEGLLTVEDRAGMIADAGSLAASGYQKTSGILSLLDSFKKEPEFVVWSEIVTRIATLRGAWLFEDQKVRDALKAFQRELCSGKAHELGWTFTENDGHLEQQFKAMMFGAAGLTDDAITRAAFDMLEKFKAGDKKAIHPNLRGSVYAIVLDKGGKAEYDIVENEAINAETSVERNTALRALGRAKSPELIQRTLDLSLSKDVKTQDIYLPLSGLRGHAEGCNALWKFIKDNWDELVKRLPISLPLLSSVVAIATSSFTHREHIKDIEAFFKDKNTKGFDMSLSQALDSVSAKAAWLERDSEDVKAWLKEHKYL, from the exons ATGGGAGGGCGGCTGCCCCGGCGCGCAGTCACCGCCTCGCTCCCATTGTCTGTCCCGCTGCTGAGCCCTCGCCGCAGCTTGCTGCATACAAATAGCCCCACGAAAGCTGTCTGCTACCCCACCAACACGTCTCGCATCACAAACACAACCCCGCGACGGACCCCCCAACCCTCTCGACACACTCCCTACATACCCGTCAGACACTGCTCCCACCGCCGCAACATGTGCAGACACTCTGGCGCAGACGTTCACTCCCACGTGGACGTCACCAAGTCCCGCGAGGTGCTGCCCACCAACGTCAAGCCGATCCACTACGACCTGACCCTCGAGCCAGACTTTGAGAAGTTCACCTACGAGGGTTCTGTGATCATTGA TCTAGACGTTGTTGAAGACAGCACCTCCATCTCGCTCAACACCAACGAGCTCAAGATCCACTCGACGAAAATCACCGCCGGCGACGAGCTCATCTCCAGCAACCCAAAGCTCTTCCACGATGGAGACAAGCAGACGACCAAGGTCGACTTCGACCACACACTTCCCGGCGGCAGCAAGGCGAAACTCACCATGACCTTCACCGGCACGCTCAACGACGACATGGCAGGCTTCTACCGCTCGTCGTCCAAGGCTGCAGACGGCTCGGACACATGGCTGGCCACATCGCAGATGGAGCCCACTGACGCTAGGCGGGCATTCCCCTGCTTCGATGAGCCAGCACTGAAGTCCAAGTTCACAGTGACACTGGTCGCAGACGACAAGATGACCTGTTTGAGTAACATGGACGTGGCTTCGGAAAAGCAAGTAGACTCCAAGGTCATCAGCGGAAAGAGGAAGGCGGTCACCTTCAACCCCACTCCTCTCATGTCGACATACCTTTTGGCCTTCATCGTAGGAGAGCTGAACTACATTGAGACCAGGGACTTCCGTGTCCCTGTCCGAGTTTACGCTCCCAAGGGTAGCGACATTGAGCATGGCAGATTCTCGCTCGACCTTGCTGCGAAGACCTTGAAGTTCTACGAGGAGACGTTCGATAGCTCTTTCCCGCTCCCCAAGATGGACATGGTTGCCATTCCTGACTTCAGTGCCGGTGCCATGGAGAACTGGGGTTTGATCACCTACCGTGTGGTCGACGTCCTCATTGACGAGAAGAATGCTGGTGCCTCTACCAAGCAACGCGTTGCGGAAACCGTACAGCACGAGCTTGCTCACCAGTGGTTCGGTAACCTGGTCACAATGGACTTCTGGGAGGGCTTGTGGCTGAACGAGGGTTTCGCGACCTGGATGTCTTGGTACTCTTGCAACGTCTTCTACCCTGACTGGAAGGTCTGGGAGGGTTACGTTACAGACACACTTGCGAGCGCCCTATCCCTTGACGCGTTGCGCAGCAGCCATCCCATCGAAGTCCCCATCAAGCGAGCGGACGAAATCAATCAGATTTTCGATGCTATTTCGTACTCTAAGGGCTCGAGCGTCATCCGTATGATCTCGAAGTATCTGGGCGAGGACATCTTCATGGAGGGTATTCGGAGGTACCTCAAGAAGCATGCTTACGGGAACACACAAACTGGCGATCTCTGGGCCGCTCTGTCCGACGCCAGCGGCAAGGACGTAGAGAAGGTCATGGACATCTGGACCAAGAAGGTCGGCTTTCCGGTCGTCAGCGTCACCGAGAACGCCGACTCCATCCACCTCAAGCAGAACCGTTACCTTCGCACAGGTGACGTCAAGCCTGAGGAAGACGAGACCCTCTACCCCATCTTCCTGGCTCTGCGTACCAAGGAGGGTGTGAACGAAGAAGTCACACTATTTGACCGTGAAACCAACCTCAAGCTGAAGGACACTGATTTCTTCAAGCTCAACGCCGACCACTCGGGTTTCTATCGTACTTCATACACCCCTGAGCGATTGGAGAAGCTTGGCGTTGCAGCGAAGGAAGGCCTTCTCACCGTCGAAGACCGCGCTGGTATGATCGCTGATGCTGGTTCCTTGGCTGCATCTGGCTACCAGAAGACTTCTGGCATTCTGTCGCTGCTCGACAGCTTCAAGAAGGAGCCTGAGTTTGTCGTTTGGTCAGAAATCGTCACCCGCATCGCCACACTGCGCGGTGCGTGGCTGTTCGAGGATCAGAAGGTTAGGGACGCGCTTAAGGCATTCCAGCGTGAGCTGTGCAGCGGCAAGGCACATGAGCTGGGCTGGACTTTCACCGAGAACGACGGCCACCTGGAGCAGCAGTTCAAGGCCATGATGTTTGGTGCAGCCGGTCTCACGGATGATGCTATCACCAGGGCAGCGTTCGACATGCTGGAGAAGTTCAAGGCTGGAGACAAGAAAGCCATCCATCCCAACCTTCGAGGCAGCGTCTATGCCATCGTTCTGGACAAGGGTGGTAAGGCAGAGTACGACATTGTTGAGAATGAGGCTATCAACGCTGAGACGAGCGTCGAACGCAACACTGCGCTGCGTGCTCTTGGACGAGCCAAGTCTCCGGAACTCATCCAGCGCACACTCGACCTCTCGCTCAGCAAGGATGTCAAGACCCAGGACATCTACCTGCCTTTGTCTGGCCTTCGCGGACATGCGGAGGGATGCAATGCGCTCTGGAAGTTCATCAAGGACAATTGGGATGAACTTGTGAAGAGGCTCCCCATCAGCCTGCCGCTTTTGAGCTCTGTTGTTGCCATCGCTACATCAAGCTTCACACACCGCGAGCACATCAAGGATATCGAGGCCTTCTTCAAGGACAAGAACACCAAGGGCTTCGACATGTCACTTTCCCAGGCTCTCGACAGCGTCAGCGCGAAGGCTGCATGGCTAGAGCGTGACTCGGAGGATGTCAAGGCCTGGCTCAAGGAGCACAAGTATTTGTGA